One genomic region from Corvus hawaiiensis isolate bCorHaw1 chromosome 21, bCorHaw1.pri.cur, whole genome shotgun sequence encodes:
- the PRRT1B gene encoding LOW QUALITY PROTEIN: proline rich transmembrane protein 1B (The sequence of the model RefSeq protein was modified relative to this genomic sequence to represent the inferred CDS: deleted 1 base in 1 codon) has protein sequence MINRPRLRSRRPRGATLGSGAVPGPYRGRTGAGGSWDPAGSGASPRMDGDPPAGPQGPGPTARGAEQGGGSGAAEALPTSGTRSEPPAGPGDRPVVVSVVTNSAFEGAPPPYSPPDPKSFHHLHPPFPAGFSQQAPVFYQPGPGPRSFPAPGIPAGPLPYTTYNAQPGAGPLPAGRGQQLPKDYMVESVLVTLFCCLVTGVMALVYSHETRAALARGDVAQAYVASRKAQSLVLFSLLFGLFASITWIIYVLVSLYL, from the exons ATGATTAACCGGCCCCGGCtgcgctcccgccgcccgcgcgGGGCCACGCTGGGCTCGGGGGCCGTACCGGGGCCGTACCGGGGCCGTACCGGGGCCGGCGGCAGTTGGGACCCCGCGGGCTCCGGC GCGTCTCCGCGG ATGGACGGTGACCCGCCAGCCGGGCCCCAGGGCCCCGGCCCCACAGCCCGGGGAGCGGAGCAGGGGGGTGGCAGCGGGGCAGCCGAGGCACTGCCCACCTCCGGCACCCGCAGCGAGCCCCCCGCGGGCCCTGGGGACAGGCCCGTGGTGGTGTCGGTGGTCACCAACTCAGCCTTCGAGGGGGCCCCGCCGCCCTACTCGCCCCCGGACCCGAAGAGCTTTCACCACCTCCACCCGCCATTCCCAGCCGGCTTCTCCCAGCAAGCGCCTGTCTTTTACCAGCCGGGGCCCGGACCGCGGTCCTTCCCAGCCCCGGGCATCCCGGCCGGGCCCCTGCCCTACACCACC TACAACGCGCAGCCGGGCGCGGGGCCGTTGCCCGCCGGCCGCGGGCAGCAGTTGCCCAAGGACTACATGGTGGAGTCAGTGCTGGTGACCCTCTTCTGCTGCCTGGTGACCGGGGTCATGGCCCTCGTCTACTCCCATGAG ACCCGGGCTGCGCTCGCCCGTGGGGACGTGGCCCAGGCATACGTGGCATCCAGAAAGGCGCAGTCACTGGTCCTCTTCAGCCTCCTCTTCGGGTTGTTCGCCTCCATCACCTGGATCATCTACGTCCTGGTGTCCCTGTATCTGTGA
- the UCK1 gene encoding uridine-cytidine kinase 1 codes for MASAGGPDAERPHPKPFLIGVSGGTASGKSTVCEKIMELLGQNEVEQRQRKVLILSQDSFYKVLTAEQQAKALKGQYNFDHPDAFDNDLMRSTLKNIVEGKTVDVPTYDFVTHSRLAETTVVYPADVVLFEGILVFYNQDIRDMFHLRLFVDTDSDVRLSRRVLRDMKRGRDLEQILTQYTTFVKPAFEEFCLPTKKYADVIIPRGVDNMVAINLIVQHIQDILNGDICKWQRGALNGHGRTYKRPFPEQAESGGVLAAGKRSHLESSSRPH; via the exons ATGGCGTCCGCCGGCGGCCCGGACGCGGAGCGGCCTCACCCCAAGCCCTTCCTCATCGGCGTCAGCGGCGGCACCGCCAGCGGCAAG TCCACAGTGTGCGAGAAGAtcatggagctgctggggcagaaCGAGGTGGAGCAGCGGCAGCGGAAGGTGCTGATCCTCAGCCAGGACAGCTTCTACAAGGTGCTGACGGCCGAGCAGCAGGCCAAGGCGCTGAAGGGACAGTACAACTTCGACCACCCGG ATGCCTTCGATAACGATTTGATGCGTTCAACCCTGAAAAACATTGTTGAGGGCAAAACGGTTGATGTACCAACGTATGACTTCGTGACGCATTCTCG GCTGGCAGAGACGACGGTGGTCTATCCCGCTGACGTCGTCCTGTTTGAGGGGATCCTGGTTTTCTACAATCAAGACATTCGGGACATGTTCCACCTCCGTCTCTTTGTGGACACGGACTCTGACGTCCGGCTGTCCCGCAGAG TTCTGCGAGATATGAAACGTGGGAGGGACCTGGAGCAGATCCTCACCCAGTACACCACGTTTGTCAAGCCTGCCTTTGAGGAGTTCTGCTTACCG acAAAGAAGTATGCGGATGTGATCATCCCCCGAGGAGTTGACAACATGG TTGCCATAAACCTCATCGTGCAGCACATTCAGGACATCCTGAACGGAGACATCTGCAAGTGGCAGCGGGGGGCACTGAACGGGCACGGCCGGACGTACAAGCGGCCGTTCCCGGAGCAGGCGGAGAGCGGCGGCGTCCTGGCGGCCGGAAAGCGCTCCCACCTGGAGTCCAGCAGCCGCCCGCACTAA